A stretch of the Nematostella vectensis chromosome 1, jaNemVect1.1, whole genome shotgun sequence genome encodes the following:
- the LOC5517352 gene encoding cell division cycle protein 16 homolog translates to MASGGKVDISQLRNLIRQYIDKHQYKTALFWADKAVSLSNGDVQDVYWFAQSLFLSGQYQRASHALKRRGCLETSLACRYLAAKCHAECKQWQEALDTLDAMPKDLEDKDVFPMSEGVSGSTKLEAAIALLRGIVYEAMDNRGNATECYKDAIRTDVHCFEAFDLLISHHMLTNKEEHDLLESLPFSEQCTPEEVDLLKFLYESRIKNYSKPVDPKLTPNLDCLNDNLDVVVNMAERHFYNCSYLQCFKLTRAVLNLDPFHEACLPTHISCLVELKKSNDLFYLAHKLVDNYPQKAVAWYAVGCYYYLIEKYEQARRYFSKATGIERVYGPAWLGFGHSFAVEGEHDQAMAAYFTASKLMPKCHLPLLYIGLEYGKTNNAKLAERFFKEALALSPNDPFVHQELGVIKYQNGDYLQAEKHFKESLQKAQKVSGEVLSQTWESLMTNLGHTFRKQGKYEEALSCYQQALVLIPSKASTYSAIGFVYSLQGKHLEAVDYFHKALGIQRDDTFSIHMLSTTLEQLTFDSQPEIPVVDVSASEISMEMDKGSEEEDD, encoded by the coding sequence atggcgaGCGGCGGGAAGGTTGATATTTCTCAACTTCGAAACCTTATCCGCCAATACATAGACAAGCACCAGTACAAAACCGCCTTATTCTGGGCCGATAAAGCCGTCTCCCTGTCTAACGGTGATGTCCAAGATGTCTACTGGTTTGCTCAATCGCTTTTCCTTAGTGGCCAGTATCAACGGGCATCGCATGCCCTGAAACGGCGGGGCTGCTTGGAAACTAGTCTGGCGTGCCGCTACTTGGCTGCTAAATGCCATGCCGAATGTAAGCAGTGGCAGGAAGCTTTAGATACCCTAGATGCTATGCCAAAAGATCTTGAAGATAAAGATGTGTTTCCTATGAGTGAAGGGGTGTCGGGATCTACAAAACTTGAGGCTGCCATTGCTCTGTTGAGGGGTATTGTGTACGAAGCTATGGACAATCGAGGAAATGCGACTGAGTGTTACAAAGATGCCATTAGAACCGACGTTCATTGCTTTGAAGCGTTTGATCTCCTGATTTCCCACCACATGCTTACTAACAAGGAAGAACATGATCTTCTAGAATCACTACCTTTTTCTGAGCAGTGCACCCCTGAAGAAGTTGACCTACTGAAGTTTTTGTACGAAAGTAGAATCAAGAATTATTCAAAACCTGTGGATCCCAAGCTAACACCGAACCTAGATTGCTTGAATGACAACCTTGATGTAGTGGTTAACATGGCAGAGAGGCACTTTTATAACTGTAGTTACCTTCAGTGTTTCAAACTGACAAGAGCAGTGTTAAATCTGGACCCATTTCATGAAGCATGTTTGCCAACCCATATATCATGCCTGGTTGAGCTCAAGAAATCTAATGATTTATTTTACTTGGCTCATAAATTAGTTGATAATTATCCTCAGAAAGCTGTGGCATGGTATGCAGTGGGTTGCTATTATTACTTGATAGAGAAATATGAACAGGCAAGAAGGTACTTCAGTAAAGCGACAGGGATAGAAAGAGTTTATGGGCCAGCCTGGCTTGGGTTTGGACATTCATTTGCAGTGGAAGGGGAGCATGATCAAGCAATGGCAGCTTACTTTACAGCCTCCAAGCTGATGCCCAAGTGCCATTTGCCCCTGCTCTACATTGGTCTAGAGTATGGAAAAACCAATAATGCCAAGCTTGCCGAAAGGTTTTTCAAGGAAGCATTAGCCCTTTCCCCTAATGACCCATTTGTGCACCAAGAACTGGGCGTCATCAAATACCAAAACGGAGACTACTTGCAAGCGGAGAAGCACTTCAAAGAATCCTTACAAAAAGCCCAGAAAGTTAGTGGAGAAGTTCTTTCACAAACCTGGGAGTCACTAATGACCAACCTTGGACACACTTTTCGCAAACAAGGCAAATATGAAGAAGCCTTGTCCTGCTACCAGCAAGCCCTAGTCCTCATTCCCAGCAAAGCATCTACATACTCAGCAATTGGATTTGTGTATAGTTTGCAGGGGAAACACCTTGAGGCTGTTGATTACTTCCACAAAGCCTTGGGAATCCAACGAGATGACACCTTTAGCATCCATATGCTTAGCACTACACTGGAACAACTAACTTTTGATAGCCAACCTGAAATTCCCGTGGTTGATGTCAGTGCTAGTGAAATAAGCATGGAAATGGACAAAGGTTCTGAGGAGGAGGATGACTGA